The window TTTCGACAAATGAAAAGTAACGTTCCAACAGGGAGACCTAATAAAATTGCCGCTACTATAGATGCACCAACCATTATAAACGTTTCACCGATCGACGCCCAAATTTCAGCCTCATATTGAACTAATATCTCAGGCATCGTCCATCTCCCCATCCTTTGTTAACTGCTCCACAAAGTAGCTAGGTCTATTATCTATAATTGGAATACTTTTTGGTTCAATTAATACGATGTCATAGATTTCTCCAGCTGCCATTACAGTTACTCGATTACATATACTTTTAATCACTTCCATCTCATGACTGACAATGACAATTGTAACACCTAGACTTTGATTAATATTTTTTAATACCTCTAATATTTCAGCAGTTGTATTAGGATCAAGTGAAGAGGTTGGTTCATCACATAACAAAACTTGGGGATTATTCGCTAGTGCTCTTGCAATTGCAACGCGCTGCTTTTGTCCGCCACTTAACTGAACTGGATATTGTTCCATTAAATTCTCCAACCCAACAAATTGAAGACATTCTATCACTCGACTCTTTCGTTCCTTTTTTGGAATGTTGGCCAACTCTAAGGAAACGGCGACATTTTCATAAACTGTTTTATTCGCCACTAGATTAAAATGCTGAAAAATCATCCCTATTTTTTTTCGTGCATGTCGAAGTTCTTTGCTGCTCAAATTTGTTAACCTCTGACCATTAACCTCTATTTCACCTTCATCTGGGATTTCCAATAAATTCATTAACCTAAGTAAAGTAGATTTACCTGCTCCACTAGCTCCTATAATTCCATGAATCTCGCCTTTATCTATCGTTAAGGAAACAGATTTAATGGCTTGAAATGTTGAAAAACTTTTACTGGCATTATGTAATTTAATCACAAAAAAACCCCTTTCTATTATTGAAGGGTGATTACAATGTTTTTAATTATAGCCTAATATACTTGTACTGTCATTTAGCAGTTTCTTTCGGATTTTATGGAACTAATAGCAAATTAAAAAGGAAAAATCGCAAGGTCCACTCCGAGAATCGCAAGTAACCTGGGATTTTTCCCCTAGATGGAGAATCACAAGTTGTATGGAGCTATTGCAAGTCAAACAGGAAAAATCACAGGGTCCACTCCGAGAATCGCAAGTAACCACTGTTTCTAGAATCCATTATCCCGGCTGGTACTCCATCGAATATAAATCATTCAATTTCAACTTACCAAAGCTAAAATCAGTCAACTGCTGCTCTATTAAATACTGTGTGATATCACCTAATATCATTGTGTTCTGTTCACTTACATCAATAAGGGTTTTGCCACTTGGTAATGTCTGCACATGCAGTCCTGAAAACTTGTTCTTAAATACTTCAAGTAGCTCCGGCGAAAAATTTGACACACGAACGGTTGTTATCTTTTTGTCAGTAAAACCAGGTACCAATTCATCTACTAGCTTTAGCTCACCGTTTTTCATAAAGAAAATACGATCCGCATATTGCTCAAGGTTTTCCAATAAATGTGAAGCAATAATAATTATTTTGCCTTCCGCTTTCTTTTGTAAAAGTATTTGCGATATTAGCTCTACATGCGTTGGATCCAATCCATTCATCACTTCATCCATCAGCATTATCTGTGTATCAGAGACAATTTGCATAGCAAAGCACAAACGCTGGCGCATTCCTAAAGAATATGTACCCGTTTTTTTCTTCACATAGGATTCCATACCAAGTTTTATAATTGTATCCTCTATTAGTTTCGGATCACTATTCCACATCGCCTGATAGATTCTCAAATGATTCTTACCTGATACATGATTATATAAATCACTTTGATCAGGCATCATCGATACAGCTTGATGTATCTTCACTTCGTTTGCTTTATTTGAATATTGTAGTTTCTTATTCAAAATCACCTTGCCATGGTTTGGTGATAAATAGTTCATAATTACATTCATAAGCGTCGATTTTCCTGTTCCGTTTGGGGCTACTAAACCAATAATCTCACCAGGTTGAAACGTAATCGATATATCCTTTAATACTGATTTATCTCCAAATTGTACGCCTATTTGTTTTAATTCCAACATGTCCATCACCCTTCCCTAAGCTATTAACTTAAATCTTTTTAATTTACTCGCAATCAACGTCAATATCATCAAGATAAGCGTGCAGCTTCCTAAAATTATTAACCCATTTTGATAGGTTAAGTATGGAGACTCGTAAATAAAGTTTCTATATCCTGAAATAACTTGTCCTACTTGCACATAAGATGTTGGATAGCGCTGTATATCCGTATACGCTCCCATCACTCGTTCAAAATAGATCCATTCAGCTGCTATCACGATAAAACTAACAAATAAGTTAGCAAATTCAGCTTTCAAGATAATACTTACGAACAAAATGATAGTTATAAAAAATAGAATCCAAACACTTATGAATAACCCGTTTTTCAATATGAATGTACCCATGGTCATATTGGAAAAGGTTTCTTCTATGTAAGAATAAATAGGCACCCTGAGTGAAAGATTACCAAAGCCATTTTGTAATCCGATAATGACCAAACCCACACATAGTGGAATAATTGTCAAAATACTTCCTATAAATGCAACTATCCCTTTCATGAATAGCTTTTTCCAATCAGCAATAGGGAATCCCTTTAACAAACTTGGATTACGGCGATCTTTCAATACAATATCTACAGATAAAAAGATACAACTTATAAATAATACAAGTGGTAAATATTCATTTAACATACGTTGTAACGTTTGTAGTGCTGTTCTTTCCTCAAACAGTTCCATCGACAGTTCGGAACTTCCCTCTATATATCCAGTAAATCTACTAGCCGTATAGCCATAACCATAATGACCATCAGCATGAGCATAATCATTGTCATAGGTGTAATAGAGGGGGTTATAGAATAATTCACTACTGTTTAATGTCATTGCATCAGAATATTTATACCATTCTGCCGTTGCTTCCGCGTATTTTAAATAATCATTCTCACTCAACGCTTCAATTCTTGCTTTATCCAATTCATTCCACCTTGGGAATATCGCAAGTGCGTAGGCTACTGAAGGATGTATATTAAATTTCCCTTCTACACTTTTGATAAAATCATCTCTCGTATTGAAACGCGCCTCCATTTCCGCTACATCGACTTTTTCAATAGGATCATAAGCGGGTGCGACTTTTAATGCAAAATATAAAGCTAAAAAAAGTAAAATCACATATACAGCTATGTTTTTCTTATTCGTAAAAAATTGTCTAAACTCCCATTTAAAATAAGACCACATCTCATCCACCCCCTATATTTTCTGAAGCTTCCCAGTCGATAAAAACCATTTTATAATAGCCATCAGCAATATTATGCTAATACATATATAGACCAACCCTACATTGCTATTTAACGCGACCGGGGTTGCTAAATTCAGAGAATCTCCATTTAAGACACTTGGAAAGTTAACATAGTTAAATGGATTAAACGGTATAAGCTCGATTAAACTTGGGAACAAAATAGGAATTACGACAAGGATAATCTGTACAAATATAGTTAAATAAACATTTTTTAATAGTACATTCAAAATCACGGACAATAAAATTGCAAAAACCGCCAAACAAATCATATAAACAATGGAAACTGCTATGTATTTATATATCGGATAAATCATTACCTCACCATTAAAAACGGCTACAGGATAAGATGCCTGCCCCAGTCCTTTAAAGTAGAGTAGCGGCAAACTACATACAATAAGCTCAAAAATGAAAATAAAGACAATACCCATCGAAGTCATACATTTCGCTAGTACATACTGACTAAAAGCGATAGGATATCCTTTAATAAGAGAAGTATGTCGGAAATCATCTATCATAATGTTAGATGCGTAGATACAAATTAGAACAAACCAAACCGAACCTACTACACTAAATAGAAACGCTAAAAATGGATAGAAGCTTAGGGAGCCGAAGGATAATGCTAAATTATGTTCCTTTAAATATTGATAATAGGCAGAATCCATTTCATTCTCTATTTTTGTTGGTAAATTTCCAGCTATTAACTCATAATTGTCCATTTCAAAAGCTTGTTTTCGTAATTCTGTTAGCTCAATTGCTGTTTCTATAAACAACTCTGGCTGCTCTGTTTTTAATGCCATCCCCTGTTTTGGATAAGTGTAATATTGTTTGACTATATTTTTGTATATATCACTACCATCCCCGTATTCACTAGCATCAACAATTTGAAATTTATTCATAGCTACCTTGACTGGTAGGGATTCACTTGATTTTTCTTTAATCGGATTTCCTAACTCCTGAGTATTAGCAAAGACAACCATCCCAATCACACAGAGAGCTACAATGAGACATGCAAAAATGTTTTTCCTATCAGTTTTTTCTATAATATATAGCGTTTTTAACATATTTCTCATATAATTCCACTCCTCCAGCAAAAACATGTGAAAATTATTTCGCCATTATCTATTTTAATATTAATTTGAATTTCTTTCGTTTTGTGAATATTTAGTTTATTATAGTTTCATATAATCCTTTAATAAAATAAAAAATTCTTATACTTCCAATTTTATTCTCTATATTATCATTCGACATATACCCACAAATTACCTCCTTTATAAAAAAATACAAAATTACTGGATACTTTGAAACATTTCTATCGCATGCTATCCGAAAAGAATGATCGGCGTAGCCTACCATATTCTGGTATTACAATTATTCTGATACACTATGGTTAATATTACTAGGAGGGATGTTTACATGAAGAAATGGATTATTTCTACGTCTTTGCTTTTTATATTTTTTATACAAGAACCTGTCGATGCCAAAGTGATTTGGAATGGTAGTGAAATTGTAGAAGACCAAAGAGGGAAAATGACGTTCACAAAAGATGTGAAAGTCTATAAAAAATTACCGAATGGACAATTTGAATCATTAGTCGTCAAACGAAATAACTATTTCCGTGTATATGATATAGAAAATCAATACTCTACTAAACCCTATTATTGGATGAGTGGGGGCTATCGTGTACAAGCAACGAATTTAGTTATCTTTAAAGAAGTTCCTTATGAGATTATCGATAAAGTTATGAATGAGCATTCATATGTCGTAACAAATAAAAACGGTGGTGAATTCCGATCACGCCGTTCAAATATGTTAGGTAACGTAGTTGAAACTGTTCCATATGGCTATCAATTTACAGGGCCAGCTATTAATAATGGCTATATTACACAATCATTTAGTGAATATATATCTTGTGGCGAGGAATGCGATTATACGATATATAAAAAAGGCTTCATAAATGCAAATAAGGTCACGCAACTTAAGATTACAGAAGCACCATATAAAGAAAATACTTATCTTGTCTTAACAAAAGACACTACTTTATATAAAGATCCTGTAACAAAAACAATAAGTAAAGCAACTTTCGGTACAACATTTTTGGACCAACAAACCTTAAACGTATTACCAAAAGGAACTGTTGTAAAAACAACTGGTAAATTAGCAAATGGATACTTACAGATTGAACAGGGTATTATTTCTTTAAATAATGTAGCGACTCTACCGAAGCCCACTACAAAATATCTCCAATACGCACAAGATATTTCGGAATGGACTGGATGGAACTATCTATCTATTGCTGGCTATAACCACCATTTTGTTCCTAGAAACACAGCGGTTAAAGTATATAGTACAAATAGTATTAAAGCCTTTGTTTCTTATAATGGTGTGTATGGATATGTGCCAGAAAACTCACTTTCATCAAAAAAAGCGACTGTTCCTTCTATTTCTGAGACAATCAGTCCAACAGCTAACTTAAAGATAACGTTTAATAATAATTTTCCAAGAGACCAGACAGAACAAGCGGAAACCACACTTACAAATAATGGAGAAGGTGGATGGACAAATTCAGATGGATATGGCTTTCTTTATGAAGAATCAGATACAGCTTTCCGCTTTCAACATCAACACACAAATGATGACTATGGCTGGTTTGAGATTCAAAAGCCAATTAAAGAAGGAAGCCCGATTAGCCGAGGGGGTAAAGTGCTAACAGTTTATGATACTTATACAACACCTGTAGGTACATTTAAGAATGTTTTTGTAACAGATTTCGGCTATGTCATTGCACCGGGTTACGGTGTTATCCAATTCTTTGATAGTTACTATACTACTAAAATAGAATAAAATGATTAAAAAAAACCAGTAGCAAAGATAGACTCTGCTACTGGTTTTCAACGTCCACAAATTAGCTAATTTAACTACATCTTTTTGGATAGATCAAGCCAAGCTTATGCTTATTTATGATATGATAATATGATTGTCTTAGCATCAAGGAGGTCACATCATGAAATTAAATAAGGGTGTTTTATTTATATTATTAGGTGCTTCATTTTTTGGTTTTACACCTATATTTGCTAAACTTGGTTTTAGCTATGGCTACTCACTTGGCCAAATCAATATCGTTCAAATGATTATTTCTTTCTTATTATTATGGTCGTTTACTCTTATTAAACGCTCCAGTTTCAAGGGACTTAATAAGAAGAATATTATTCAAATTATGATTACCGGTTGTTTTATCGGATTAACAAGTATTTTTTATTATGGTTCGATGCAATACTTGCCCGCTTCGTTAGCCATTATTTTAATGTTCCAATTCGTTTGGATAGGGATTATTTTAGAATGGATTTTCAGCAAAATAAAACCTGCATCTGTAACAATATTGTCTATCATTATAATTTTAATAGGGGTCTTTTTTGCTTCGAACATTGTAAATGGAGATATACAAGGCCTACCGTTTAAAGGTTTCATTTTTGGAATTCTATCTGCATTCACTTATGCTGGTTTTATTTTTTTCAGTGGAAAGGTCGCTGTTAATGTAGATGCATGGACTCGGAGCTCATTGATGGTAACAGGATCAACCATCTTAGTGCTTGTCCTATTTATGCATGAAATCCCATCGGTACTGCCATTGGAGAAAGACTTGTTGACTACTGCCGTTGGAGTTTCGTTATTTGGAGCAGTCCTTCCACCCCTGTTTTTCGCTGTGGGTGCACCTTTAGTTTCAGGAGGAATTGCAAATATATTAACATCCATTGAATTACCTATCGCAATCCTATCAGCTAGTCTTATTTTGTCGGAAGCAGTAACCCCGCTTCAGTGGTTAGGCACGGCTATTATACTAGTTGCTATTGCGCTAAACGAACTCGGTCCTAACCTATTCCGAAATAGAAAGCAGTATTAACACTTAATACGAGCAATTGCATAAGCATGTAGACATTTATTTGTTTACTTCCTATATATACCTTTATGCCAACCTAAACTGTAATCAATCTCGATAAACTTCGAGATTGATTACATTCTTTTTTATTTGATTTAGATATAAAGCTGTTATGCAATAATGGGGTAAAAGATATATAGATTCTCGGCAAAAATAAAGGAGTTTAGTGTAAGTCACTAAACTCCTTTTTAATAACCGCACGTCTTTATGATACGTTTCACCGTAACTGGTGTAAGTGCGGTTTTATATTGATGATTAAATGATGTATTAGCATAAAACAGAGATCTTTAGCTTCCTCTATCTCTCCCAAATTAACGTCATCTCTTGCAAAAGTTCTTCCCAAGTTTGCTCTTTTGTAATGATTACTTTTTCCAAATCAAATTTTCCATAATATACTGCGTCAACAGTTTTACTATCTGGTAACGTAAATTGCTCGGGACCTATACTTTCATCCTCCCTTAAAAAGTTCCTCGTAGGTGAATTAGCTATTGTTTCAACATAATAGACTAAGCTGATATTTTTCATTTCTCCATCTATTTCAACCTTCATCGGGTGCGTCATATGAGTCCCCGCATGACTTTTCCCAAAATATTCAGCGAAGAGAGTCTGATCGTCTTGCTCTTTAATCACAAATAAATCATTTGAATAAGGAATCATTTTTTGGTAATAAAATACATATGAAAATACAGCTAAACATAAAAACAATGTCGTGAAAATAGATCCACCAATAAGTATAATTTTTTTGCGATTCCATTTTTTATTGACCTTTTCGAACAAAGTAACTTTATTTTCAATGGGTATATACAATGTTTGCGTCATTTGTTGGTGTTCTTTTTGGCATGCTTGACATGTTTGTAAATGTTGTCTTACCAGCTCTTTTGTATCTTCACTTACGACATCGTCTACATAAAGCGGTAACAAATCTTGAATAATTGTACATTTAATTTCCTTCATCTTGTTTCGCCTCCATATACGCTAATATTTTCTTTTTCGCACGGTAAAAGGTCACTCTTGCCCAGCCATCACTTTTTCCAAACAACTGCCCAATTTTCTCAAAAGACAGCTCTCCAAATGTACGAAGGGAAAAGACTTCTTTATAGGGCTCTTCCATTGTGTGTAAATAATGATGAATAGCAAAAGCTTGTTCTTCATTCATTAAATACTCTACGATTTGAACATCTAACACCGATTCTTCTACCCGATTAATCTGACGTTGCTGCTTTTTATAATGCGTAAAGTATGTATTTTTCGCTATTGTAAAAAGCCATGCTCTAATATCTTTTTTGCCGTCAAATTGATGCATGGACTTTAGAGCCTTAAAAAATGTTTCTTGTGTAATTTCTTCTGCAATATTTTCATCTGACGCCAGTGATTTCAAATAAAAATAAACGTCTTGAAAATATGCTTGATAGATTTCTTCAAAGTCCATGTCTTCCCCCCTTTACCTAAATAACTAGCGAAATGTTAAAGCGTTACAAGATCTTCAAAAAAAAATAGACATATTCATTTTATCTGAATATGTCTAACTAATGATTAATCTATGAGCTTGTTAAAGAACATACCATTATAACCGCACTTACTTGTGATACGGTTCACCATAGCACTTTCAATGGAGGTTATTTTCAAAATGTTAATTTTCTAATTCTAATGTTAGGTACAAATATTCACCTTTTGAAGTAATCTCACCATTTCTAACTTTTAAATCTTGTTTAAAAAGTGGCCCACTTATAACTGTAGTATGGAACTCTCCTGCTTCACCACAAGGGTCGATACCTCTTTCTTCTAACTCTTTTATATATTCTAAAGTAAGTACACGTCCAAGATCTTCTTCTTTCATTCCTTTTTTCAGATTAACTGTCACTATCTTTGTTACAAAGCCTAAATGTATAAACTCCTCTACTACATCTTTATGGTTTTTTTGCCAAAGTGGCATACCAAGTTCAAGCCCTACACTGCTTGTAACTCTTTCATGCCAACAATCTTGTTCTGGTACATCAATATCACCCGTTACAAGCACCTCTGCTCCTAATTCTTTCGCGTCTTTTAGTAGCTTTACAAATACTCCTTCATAACCTTCCCATGTCGCAGCCCCTGTGTAAAGCGGAAGTCCTATAGATTCTGCTTGTGCTTTAAGAACTGATGGAATAAGACTATGTGATCTTGACCTTTCTCCAGTTTCCTCCATCATTACAATAATTCCTATGGCTGTTCCTTCTTGCATAGTTTTATATAATGCTAAAGTGCTGTCTTTCCCTCCACTATATGATGCTATAAACTTTTTATTTTTTGCACCATCAATCCATTTTTTCATTTTTCTATTGCTACTACACAAGATATATACAAAAAATAACTTTGAATTCCTATTTATTGTTATATATTTTATTTAGTAGCTTCTCCCTTCTTTTTTATAGATTTATTAAGACCGAAATTATAACATCGCATACATTTTATACATCTATCCTCGAAAATAATTTTATTATCTATTATTAACTGTATCACTAAAAACTCCATATTAAAAAGCAGGGAATCCGTTCGTGATTTCCCCACTTTATTGATGTTATTTCAACTGTTATTTTGTATTTTTAATTTTTAAAGAAGACCCGTCGGCATTTTATATTATACGTCCCTACATTAAATTGTCGCTGCTGAGGAAGCGGCTGCTTGGTCAGCCTTCACGCAATCAATTGCGACAACGAACGCAATAATGATGGCCTCCATCTCCTCGTTCAGTATTTGAACCTTGTAGCTATCTCCCCAAGTGAACCACTCCTTGTTCACTTTACCGATGACTACACCATGCTGCAAGACCTGAAAATCCATATCCCACCAGTTACCATGTATCTCAATGTCTGCTGCATCAATCGTATAGCGTGCTTTAAAGAAAGAAAACTCCTTCTTAATCGTTAACACCTCTTGACCATTTACCTCAACAAAAAACTTCGGTAAAAAGCTGAACACCTTTTTCGTAATAAGCGCGACTTCATCTCTTGTTGTGTTCATAATAGAGAAAGTCTTTGGAATTTGCATAAAACTACCCTCTACGTAATAAACATCCTTCTCCTGCTGATCCTTTACCGTAAATTTGCCACTTAGACTGAATACCTTCTGCTTTATATAAAGCTGCTTCATACTACACCTCCTTCGAAATAGCATATTAATATAGCGCAGATTTCATCATATTATTAATAATTATAGAAATAATTTTTGAAATTTGGACTTGGAAATTTATTTATTCAACGTATTATATGTAAATACCTTCTTTACAAAAAAGATATGCTAGTAAAGAAGTTTGCATATCTTGCTAATCTATTCGACACTACGGTTCTTCGTAACAACATTAAAGCAAAGTTTCACTTTTTCATATACAAGTAAATTTTATAAAAAAAGTAGTTCCTTCAGATCCTGTTTGAATTTCAATTTTTGCGTTATGACGGGCAGCAATGGCATAGCATATGCCCAGTCCTAAGCCAGTGCCATTATCTTTGGTCGTGTAAAATGGAGTACCCAATTTCTCTAGTATCGCAGGATTGATACCTTCTCCTTGATCTCGTATTGCAAGAACTACACAATTTTCGTCTCCCTTGTAGGTACTGATGGATAGAAACTTACCTGTGCTCATTGCTTCTAAGCCATTACGGTATAAATTTATTATCAATTGTCGTATTTCGTTACGATTTAATAGTAGTTCTGGAATGTCTTTCAGATTAAATTGAATAAATTTGTTTTGATTAAATGTATCTATCTTTATTAAAGGAGTAATATCTCGAATAATAGAATTTAAATCTAACATCTGTAAATCGGATGTCTTTGTATTACCTATAGAAAGAAATTCAGTAATAATAGAATTGGCACGGTCTAGTTCTTCGATCATTACATTAAAGTAACCATTATGTTTTTCAAATTCGCTTTCTTTTTTTAAAAGCTGCAAAAATCCTCGTACTGTTGTCATGGGATTTCTAATCTCATGACTAATACCTGCTGCCATCTGACCTATTAAGTCTAGGTTTGATAATCTTTTCAATTCCTTCTCATATTTCTTTTTTTCGGTTATGTTTTTTAAAAGGCAGCAGATTCCCTCATCATACGGGTAAGCAACTACTTCGTACCAATTATCCCCATAGGCTGAGGTCATTTCAAAATTTACTGCTATACGCTCTGACATCGCACGATGAAATTCCTTATACATGACCGTGTCTACGCATTCCGGGAAAAGCTCCCATATATTCTTGCCTAATACATCTTTTGCCGTTTTCCTTTGCGGCAAATATTGATGTTTATTCATGTAAAGAAATTCCCACTCGCGGCTCAATGCAAAGAATCCATCCGTTATACCATCAATAACACTTGTAACCTTTTCATTAGCAACAGCTAGTTCCCTTGTTCGCTCTTCTACCATATCTTCAAGTTGGTCCATATATAACAAGTTTGACAACGTAGGGGCTGTGGCATCGACTATCGATTTTGCTAATTGAATTTGAGATTCATGGTAATTACGAGTTTGACCTCCTAAATTGACAACTGTTATAACTCCTAATACTTTCCCCATTGAAACCAGTGGAATCATAAGTAGACTCATACTATCTATATTTGGAGTGTGAATTATACTTTTGGTATTAATAACCTGTTGAATCATAGCTTCGTAGCTTTGGTTCATCCTTATGCTTTTAAGATTCTCCATCCAAGTCGCTTCTGTCCATTCACAGTCTTTATTTAACTTCATAAATGTGACTGTGTTTTTTCCCAACGGATCCAGGATGTGGGCTGCACTTTTTTTGCTATCCAAAATCTTTTCTAAGTAGTAAAAACATTTATCAAGACTTTTCTGTACGGAGGAACACATCGATAAATCACGCGTAACATCGAGTAACAACTGCTTTTCTGCAATAAGGTTTTCCTTATATGTTAAATTATTTGCGTTTTGTATTGCAACTGCAGCCATATTCACATATGCTTCAACACTTTGAATTTCCGACTCTGTTAAATTCATCGGCGTTCCATAATCAAATAAAAAAACTAAACCAAATATTTCTTGTTCATATGAGATAGGCAGTGCTAATAAGGATTTAATCTTGAAGGCTCCTACCGATCTCGGATCCGGGCGATTATCCGTTGAGGTATCCGGGATATAGATAGTTTTTTTAGTTTCAATAACTTCTTTGGCCAGTAGGTCTGTTTCAATATCAATTACCTGTGTATCGAGCGTTATGCCATTCATATCTTCTGGTTTTCCTACAAATCCTCTAAATGTGCCATCTTTTTCGGGTAAATAAATACCAACCGAATTACATTGCACGATTTCCTCGGATATTGCCTGCGTTACACGCTGTAAAACTTCACGAAGTTTTAACTTTGTATTAATTACTTTTGTTATATCCGCGAGCCTAGAATATCTCGTCTGTTCACTAAACATTACATGGTCTCCAATCAAAGCCTACTAAAATTTACAGTATAATTTCTAGCTAACAATCTAGTTCGAGGTCAGTTTACTGTTTTTAATTTTATTTCTGTATTCTATTATACATGGAAAACCTCTATTACTTATGATACGGTTCTCCGGAACTGGTCTAAGAGCAGTTACTATAACTTTTTGTGGATATGATCAAATTTAACTGGTGGATTGATTAGCTGCCTAGAATTCACTATAAACATCAAAATAAAGTTAGTACTCGATACCAATATGAAAATTTATCAAAAATAAAATCCGATTCATAGAGGAATTATGAATCGGATTTTTATAAATTTTAAAACTCACTTATTTATGGTACGGTTCTCCGTGATGCCTCTAAATGAGGTTTAGTAGTAGACCTTTCTAATTTTTATTTCTTTCTAGTAGCATATCCATTTTATTATCCACTTGTAGTAGTACTTGTTTTATTTGTTTAATCTGTTCTTCTTTTTGAACCATCTGCTTGTATTTATCTTGGAATATTACTTTTATTCGTAGAAGGTTTTGGATTTCTTCTTTAGACAATTCTTTATTTTGATCGGTATTTTGCAACCTGTCAAAAAGCATTTTGATTTCTTGTAGTGAAAATCCAGTTTGTTTTAGTTTAAGGATTGTATCAATTATAATATGGCATAATTAATGAGATTACAGTTATCCCTTTATATAAAATTGAAAAAAGAAGTATCAAGAACGTTT is drawn from Psychrobacillus sp. INOP01 and contains these coding sequences:
- a CDS encoding methionine ABC transporter ATP-binding protein, encoding MIKLHNASKSFSTFQAIKSVSLTIDKGEIHGIIGASGAGKSTLLRLMNLLEIPDEGEIEVNGQRLTNLSSKELRHARKKIGMIFQHFNLVANKTVYENVAVSLELANIPKKERKSRVIECLQFVGLENLMEQYPVQLSGGQKQRVAIARALANNPQVLLCDEPTSSLDPNTTAEILEVLKNINQSLGVTIVIVSHEMEVIKSICNRVTVMAAGEIYDIVLIEPKSIPIIDNRPSYFVEQLTKDGEMDDA
- a CDS encoding ABC transporter ATP-binding protein — its product is MLELKQIGVQFGDKSVLKDISITFQPGEIIGLVAPNGTGKSTLMNVIMNYLSPNHGKVILNKKLQYSNKANEVKIHQAVSMMPDQSDLYNHVSGKNHLRIYQAMWNSDPKLIEDTIIKLGMESYVKKKTGTYSLGMRQRLCFAMQIVSDTQIMLMDEVMNGLDPTHVELISQILLQKKAEGKIIIIASHLLENLEQYADRIFFMKNGELKLVDELVPGFTDKKITTVRVSNFSPELLEVFKNKFSGLHVQTLPSGKTLIDVSEQNTMILGDITQYLIEQQLTDFSFGKLKLNDLYSMEYQPG
- a CDS encoding ABC transporter permease; the protein is MWSYFKWEFRQFFTNKKNIAVYVILLFLALYFALKVAPAYDPIEKVDVAEMEARFNTRDDFIKSVEGKFNIHPSVAYALAIFPRWNELDKARIEALSENDYLKYAEATAEWYKYSDAMTLNSSELFYNPLYYTYDNDYAHADGHYGYGYTASRFTGYIEGSSELSMELFEERTALQTLQRMLNEYLPLVLFISCIFLSVDIVLKDRRNPSLLKGFPIADWKKLFMKGIVAFIGSILTIIPLCVGLVIIGLQNGFGNLSLRVPIYSYIEETFSNMTMGTFILKNGLFISVWILFFITIILFVSIILKAEFANLFVSFIVIAAEWIYFERVMGAYTDIQRYPTSYVQVGQVISGYRNFIYESPYLTYQNGLIILGSCTLILMILTLIASKLKRFKLIA
- a CDS encoding ABC transporter, producing MRNMLKTLYIIEKTDRKNIFACLIVALCVIGMVVFANTQELGNPIKEKSSESLPVKVAMNKFQIVDASEYGDGSDIYKNIVKQYYTYPKQGMALKTEQPELFIETAIELTELRKQAFEMDNYELIAGNLPTKIENEMDSAYYQYLKEHNLALSFGSLSFYPFLAFLFSVVGSVWFVLICIYASNIMIDDFRHTSLIKGYPIAFSQYVLAKCMTSMGIVFIFIFELIVCSLPLLYFKGLGQASYPVAVFNGEVMIYPIYKYIAVSIVYMICLAVFAILLSVILNVLLKNVYLTIFVQIILVVIPILFPSLIELIPFNPFNYVNFPSVLNGDSLNLATPVALNSNVGLVYICISIILLMAIIKWFLSTGKLQKI
- a CDS encoding DMT family transporter; amino-acid sequence: MKLNKGVLFILLGASFFGFTPIFAKLGFSYGYSLGQINIVQMIISFLLLWSFTLIKRSSFKGLNKKNIIQIMITGCFIGLTSIFYYGSMQYLPASLAIILMFQFVWIGIILEWIFSKIKPASVTILSIIIILIGVFFASNIVNGDIQGLPFKGFIFGILSAFTYAGFIFFSGKVAVNVDAWTRSSLMVTGSTILVLVLFMHEIPSVLPLEKDLLTTAVGVSLFGAVLPPLFFAVGAPLVSGGIANILTSIELPIAILSASLILSEAVTPLQWLGTAIILVAIALNELGPNLFRNRKQY
- a CDS encoding zf-HC2 domain-containing protein gives rise to the protein MKEIKCTIIQDLLPLYVDDVVSEDTKELVRQHLQTCQACQKEHQQMTQTLYIPIENKVTLFEKVNKKWNRKKIILIGGSIFTTLFLCLAVFSYVFYYQKMIPYSNDLFVIKEQDDQTLFAEYFGKSHAGTHMTHPMKVEIDGEMKNISLVYYVETIANSPTRNFLREDESIGPEQFTLPDSKTVDAVYYGKFDLEKVIITKEQTWEELLQEMTLIWER
- a CDS encoding RNA polymerase sigma factor, whose amino-acid sequence is MDFEEIYQAYFQDVYFYLKSLASDENIAEEITQETFFKALKSMHQFDGKKDIRAWLFTIAKNTYFTHYKKQQRQINRVEESVLDVQIVEYLMNEEQAFAIHHYLHTMEEPYKEVFSLRTFGELSFEKIGQLFGKSDGWARVTFYRAKKKILAYMEAKQDEGN
- a CDS encoding diphthine--ammonia ligase, which gives rise to MKKWIDGAKNKKFIASYSGGKDSTLALYKTMQEGTAIGIIVMMEETGERSRSHSLIPSVLKAQAESIGLPLYTGAATWEGYEGVFVKLLKDAKELGAEVLVTGDIDVPEQDCWHERVTSSVGLELGMPLWQKNHKDVVEEFIHLGFVTKIVTVNLKKGMKEEDLGRVLTLEYIKELEERGIDPCGEAGEFHTTVISGPLFKQDLKVRNGEITSKGEYLYLTLELEN